The following are from one region of the Actinoplanes sp. L3-i22 genome:
- a CDS encoding ATP-binding cassette domain-containing protein: MAATPLLELRGIDKSFGPVQVLHDVELNVYPGEVTALVGDNGAGKSTLVKCISGIYTIDAGTVTFDGKQVAIHSPREAADLGIEVVYQDLALCDNLDIVQNMFLGREKVRGIVLDEPTMEQMAGETLASLSVRTVKSLRQLVASLSGGQRQTVAIAKAVLWNSRVVILDEPTAALGVAQTAQVLELVRRLADNGLGVVLISHNMNDVFAVSDQIAALYLGRMAAQVKASDVTHSQVVELITGGRSGNLGLPPEKPTDFVDITPGADQ, encoded by the coding sequence GTGGCCGCGACACCCCTTTTGGAGCTGCGCGGGATCGACAAGAGCTTCGGTCCCGTACAGGTCCTGCACGATGTCGAACTGAACGTCTACCCCGGCGAGGTGACCGCCCTCGTCGGTGACAACGGCGCCGGCAAGTCGACGCTGGTCAAGTGCATCAGTGGCATCTACACGATCGACGCGGGCACGGTGACTTTCGACGGCAAGCAGGTCGCCATCCACAGTCCCCGCGAGGCCGCCGATCTCGGCATCGAGGTCGTGTACCAGGACCTCGCGCTCTGCGACAACCTGGACATCGTCCAGAACATGTTCCTCGGCCGGGAGAAGGTCCGCGGCATCGTCCTGGACGAGCCGACCATGGAGCAGATGGCCGGCGAGACCCTGGCCAGCCTCTCGGTGCGCACCGTCAAGTCGCTGCGCCAGCTGGTCGCCAGCCTCTCCGGTGGTCAGCGCCAGACCGTGGCGATCGCCAAGGCCGTGCTCTGGAACAGCCGGGTCGTCATCCTCGACGAGCCGACCGCCGCGCTCGGTGTGGCGCAGACCGCCCAGGTTCTGGAGCTGGTCCGCCGGCTGGCCGACAACGGCCTCGGCGTGGTCCTGATCTCGCACAACATGAACGACGTCTTCGCGGTCTCCGACCAGATCGCCGCGCTCTACCTGGGCCGGATGGCCGCCCAGGTCAAGGCCAGCGACGTCACGCACTCGCAGGTCGTCGAGCTGATCACCGGCGGGCGCAGCGGCAACCTGGGCCTCCCGCCGGAGAAGCCCACCGACTTCGTCGACATCACGCCTGGAGCGGATCAGTGA
- a CDS encoding sugar ABC transporter substrate-binding protein — translation MRKGLFALAAVGLLATGSMAACGDDKAADTGSSAGTATKAGKVGVILPDTKSSARWETADLKYLTEAFKAAGVEADIKNAQGDKASFQTIADGMIQEGVKVLMIVNLDSGTGKNVLDNAKKAGIATIDYDRLTLGGGANYYVSFDNVEVGKLQGQGLIDCLTAAKATKPVVSFLNGSPTDNNATLFKEGAVSVLQPKFDSGDYTKGPDDAVPDWDNAKGGTIFEQQLTKDPKIAGVLAANDGLGNAAIEVLKKNKLNGKVPVTGQDATVQGLQNILAGDQCMTVYKAIKKEADAAAGLAVALAKSETPTTATGTVTDTESKATVPAVLLKPEAITKANVKTVVDDGFVTKAELCTAAYAAACTAAGIS, via the coding sequence ATGCGTAAGGGACTGTTCGCCCTTGCCGCGGTCGGCCTCCTGGCCACCGGAAGCATGGCTGCCTGTGGCGACGACAAGGCTGCCGACACCGGTTCTTCTGCCGGTACCGCCACCAAGGCGGGCAAGGTTGGCGTGATCCTGCCCGACACCAAGAGCTCGGCTCGTTGGGAGACGGCGGACCTCAAGTACCTGACCGAGGCGTTCAAGGCCGCGGGCGTCGAGGCGGACATCAAGAACGCCCAGGGCGACAAGGCCTCCTTCCAGACCATCGCCGACGGGATGATCCAGGAGGGCGTCAAGGTCCTCATGATCGTCAACCTGGACTCCGGCACCGGCAAGAACGTGCTGGACAACGCCAAGAAGGCCGGCATCGCGACGATCGACTACGACCGTCTGACGCTGGGTGGCGGTGCGAACTACTACGTCTCCTTCGACAACGTCGAGGTCGGCAAGCTGCAGGGTCAGGGCCTGATCGACTGCCTGACCGCGGCCAAGGCGACCAAGCCGGTGGTGTCGTTCCTGAACGGCTCGCCGACCGACAACAACGCCACCCTGTTCAAGGAGGGTGCGGTCTCCGTCCTCCAGCCGAAGTTCGACTCGGGCGACTACACCAAGGGCCCGGACGACGCGGTTCCGGACTGGGACAACGCCAAGGGCGGCACGATCTTCGAGCAGCAGCTGACCAAGGACCCGAAGATCGCCGGCGTGCTCGCCGCGAACGACGGCCTCGGCAACGCCGCGATCGAGGTGCTGAAGAAGAACAAGCTGAACGGCAAGGTCCCGGTCACCGGCCAGGACGCCACCGTTCAGGGTCTGCAGAACATCCTCGCCGGTGACCAGTGCATGACGGTCTACAAGGCGATCAAGAAGGAGGCCGACGCGGCCGCCGGACTCGCGGTCGCCCTGGCCAAGAGCGAGACGCCGACCACCGCCACCGGCACGGTCACCGACACCGAGTCGAAGGCCACCGTCCCGGCCGTGCTGCTCAAGCCGGAGGCGATCACCAAGGCGAACGTCAAGACGGTCGTCGACGACGGCTTCGTGACCAAGGCCGAGCTGTGCACCGCTGCCTACGCCGCGGCCTGCACCGCTGCCGGCATCAGCTGA